A segment of the Trifolium pratense cultivar HEN17-A07 linkage group LG7, ARS_RC_1.1, whole genome shotgun sequence genome:
CCGCATCTCCCAGGACCGGAATCCTTTCCTTGTTTTACTTGCATGCACCTGCTAACCGACAACAAATTGGAGTGGGGAGTGGTTCATCTAGATGACCCGCAAAACACACTACAGTCTCTACGTTGATATACTCAAAATGAGGTGCTATTTACAAAATTTGTTTCAGgcgataaaatatttttatcatgTTGGACATTGAGTCCAATATTTCATGCAAAAAAAGTCGGAGAAATGTACATTCACAATGGTGGAATGAGATTTAAAATTAGTTTGGATAGATTTTCGATCCATTATCAAATTGAATCTTCCTCTTCCAATTCATACCAATGGAAGTAACTCTTtcgaatttttcaatttttgtaacTCTTTATCACTCCATTTCTAAAAATTGTACTTTCATAAGttattatttcataaaataccttaacaaacttataaataataaataaaaaattatttatttgtataaattattttgcataagctcaaaaatataagtcaattcaaacagaccctaagtgAAGAAATCAATCGACCTTTTGAGCAATATTCAAGTGATGGTTCATGTTATAACATCATCACAATATTAATAGATAGGATTATGAGCcattttattattgatttttttaaaaaaattatttgtattctttaaaaacaattttataaaaacctaataaaaaaaataataaaagttgtTTCGAACTCAtttgttataaattaaaaagtaaCTTTGACATTCAATAACTTATAGATTCATGTTAGAcattttaacttaataaaaaacacattttttataaaatgataTATCTCAAAAATGACTTTTATGAAAAGCTATTTAAAATATCTTCTTATTTTAGAGATTTCTTGAAATTatattatccaattttttttgtcacaaaATGATTAAATACTTAAAATGACATTTTATAAGAAACTATTTAAAccgatattttatttgttttttttttttttatataaaaaaatgacacattataaaaatcattctTATAAAATAACCAAAACAAATGAGCCCTATgagttatttttcataaaataagaataacAAGCAGAAGTtcattttcaaagaaaaaaatgaagtgAATCATTCGATTCAAATCACTATAACTTCatgcaatttttgtttttttatcatCCAGGTTcaccaaatttcaaattattttagtACTTCAAAGTGACCATGCAAAGTGCCCCCAGAAGCATAACTTTCAAAATTTTACCTCTTATATATCATTCCATTTTGCATGAATTTATCATGACTTGAATCGAATGACCATAAATTTCGTTATCGATTCACCAGATTCCAAATTTGGTTTTGACCACAAAAACACAAATCTTATTGGTTATATATCTTATGGgttatatatttgaaataatttacCTCTTATTCTTACATTTTGCACTCATATCTCTACAACACTCTGAATTTTCCAAATTACCCTTCATTCTAATaaataataacataaatttttatGATTTAAAACAATCTCAAGATTTGCCTTTGACAGAATGTAAATAGATTCCAACTAAGTTGAATGAGCTTGTTGGTAGATTTAAAGAGATTTCTAAAGAAGTATGATCAAGATCGTCATGCTGTGAAGATTCCTCCTTGAAGAGAAGCTTGACAGTTACAATGCATGTTGCAAAAGCTTTCTGTGCCCTAAGGCTCCTTGTAACCATGTTGAAGTTCTAAAACATGATCAACCTGTGCTTCTCAAATTATTCATGCAACATTATTATGATTACACTATGATATGAGAATATTAATCAACTTgcaaaacaaattcaaaacataattgtCAAAATAATTACTCTAACTACCTTTCTTTTTGAACGCACCAAAAGATCCCCAACCTTTCTACTAAAAAGTATAAGGCCTGTTCAAAGGGTAAcattgagttaaaaaaaaaaaaatcaaagggtAACTCcgactttttttttctacagTACCCTTAAATAATTGTAGATAATTTACCCTGCAACTAATAGATTTTTATGTAGAGTAAAAAGTTAGTACAACGAAACCTTCCGCTGCATAATAGATACGTACAACAAAACCGACACACAAAAACTAACACTACCGCCTTGAAACCTTCGACTCCAAAACAGAAACAATAATTTACCTGAGAAAACCATAGCCATGTTATTCAAGAACATGACTGATCAATATCCAAACGGAACGGATTCGAACTTCTCCTGGAATAGTTTCCGGTGCAAAATGAAATTCATACATAGGATATATGAGTAATTCAAAggataaatatttatatttgataGGATTAAGGTAGCGGTAGTATATTGGTAATCTCTTCCTCTGCTTTGGTGAGTTGTTTTTTCATTGTCATCCTATCGAGTGCTTCCTGTttgccaaaaacaataattaaatgagatgaaatccattaacaaaataaataaaaagagtgAAAGTTAAAATAAGTACCAGCTTGTCCAGTGACATTTTGATGCGAGAAAAAATATCCCGAACAGAAGACGTATCCGTCTGTTCAAAAaatccaaattcaaattcatgaTCTCAAATAAGAATAATTACGCAACTTATGTAAATGATGACATTCAAAAGCAAATGTAGTTGTAAAAAAagtcactttctctctctaaaataCACTTTCTCTGACTTCTCTCTAACGAGACAGATCCGCCACCTCCCCTTCATCCAAAAGTGTTCCTTCACAATCTTGGCCCGCGGAGCTGCTTCTTGGATTCTGATGGGCCGGTTAATTTTGATTCAAGATCGGAAGTTATAGTCTAGTGGCGTCTATGTAGGTCGAGTTGATGTTTTCCTTGTGGGTTAGAGGCTGAGGTGTCGCATCCTGTGGTTTTTGTATGGGGTTGGGGCTGTCTAGGTGTTGTGTCTGTATTGGTGTTGTTGTTCTACTGCACTCTGTTGTGGTAGTTTTTGTACTTTTTCTCTCCATTAGTATGTCTTATACCGATGTAGGCTTTGATGTAATCTTTTACTCTCACTTTTtcattagtaatatttttttcatcatcaaTATTATACTACACTTGTGAGctattttctcttcttcttccatgGATGCCATGTTTCTTAGCAGTTAACATTGACAAAAATTAGAAACAACCATCAAATTAGAAACAAGTACACTAATcatacaaatttaaatttaaaatgaaacaaTATATATCAAGTTACTAATCATACCAAGTTAGCTTTTTCCATCACATCTTCTTCCTTGACAGCAGCAGCTTCCTTCACACCTTCCTCTTCCTTCACAGCTTCTTCTTCCTTCACTTTTTCATCATTCAAAGCTTCTTCCTTCAAAATGGTAATCTCTTCGTTCAAAGTGGATTCTTCTTCCTTCacagcagcagcttcttccttCAAAGTGGTAATCTCATCTTTGGTAATCTCTTCCTCTGATTTGGTGAGTTGTTTTTTCATTGTCATCATTGTCATCCTATCGAGTGTCATCCTATCGAGTGCTTTCTGTttgccaaaaacaataattaaatgagatgaaatcaattaacaaaataaataaaaggctttaatgcacttttgatccccctattttgaaaaacatgaacTTTTGATCGGggtattttaaaagccaacttttttatCCCCTATTCTgcaaaacctgaacttttgatcccgtTATTTTAAACGCCAACTTTTTGATCAcctatttttgaaaatttgaaaacaggggggtcaaaagtgcattaaagcctaAATAAAAAGAGTGaaagttaaaatataagtaccaGCCTGTCCAGTGACATTCTGAAGCTAGAAAACATATCCCGAACAGAAGACGTATCTGACTGTTCAAAAaatccaaattcaaattcatgaTCTCAAATAAGATTAATTCTGCAACTTATGTACATAATGTATTGTATGTTAACAttcaaaaactataaaatacaCGGAAGTCTTGTAGGTTAagattgacaaaaaaataagaaacaagCATCAAATTAGAAACAAGTACACTAATCATaccaatttaaatttaaaatgaaacaatatatatatactaatcaTACCAAGTTAACTTTTGCAATcacatcttcttcttcttccttcactTTTTCATCATTCAAATTAAAAGCTTCTTTCAAGATGGTAATATCTTCCTTCAAAGAAGCTTCTTCTTCCTTTAAAGTGGTAATCTCTTCTTTGGTAATCTCTTCCTCTGATTTGGTGAGTTGTTTTTTCATTGTCATCATTGTCATCCTATCGAGTGTCATCCTATCGAGTGCTTTCTGTttgccaaaaacaataattaaatgagatgaaatcaattaacaaaataaataaaaggctttaatgcacttttgatccccctattttgaaaaacatgaacTTTTGATCGGggtattttaaaagccaacttttttatCCCCCTATTTTGCAAAACCTGGACTTttaatcccctattttaaaagccaacttcttgatcccctattttcaatttctctgaattttagtccccaaactcaatttgataaattttttgctgatgtgtcaagcTCATTATAGTGACGTGACAGTTTCCATGTTGACAAAACATTTCCATGTCATTAATCTTtgttaaaaatcaaatattttaaaaatattaaaacaataaaataggggatcaaaagtgcattaaagcctaAATAAAAAGagtgaaatttaaaatataagtacCAGTCTCTCTAGTGACATTCTGAAGCGAGAAAACATACCCCGAACAGAAGACGTATCTGTCTGTTCAAAAaatccaaattcaaattcatgaTCTCAAATAAGATTAATTCTGCAACTTATGTACATGATGACATTCAAAAGCAAATGTATTGTATGTTAACATTgacaaaaactataaaatacaCTGAAGTCTTGTAGGTTAagattgacaaaaaaataagaaacaagCATCAAATTAGAAACAAGTACACTAATCATaccaatttaaatttaaaatgaaacaaTATATATACTAATCATACCAAGTTAGCTTTTTCAATcacatcttcttcttcttccttcactTTTTCATCATTCAAATTAAAAGCTTCTTTCAAGATGGTAATATCTTCTTTCACAGCAGCAGATTCTTCCTTCAAAGAAGCTTCTTCTTCCTTTAAAGTGGTAATCTCTTCTTTGGTAATATCTCTAAATGATTGGAGTATCTCTTTTTGtaaattttgaatgattttccAATCCGCTTCCAGTTCTTCTATCCCTTTGCCTTTAGACTCATTTTTCGACAGTTCCTCTACAGCTGATTTCAACATCTTCAATTGCTCCTTGTTTAATCTTCTGCTCGTATGCAATTATcaacaacataaataaattagagTCTGAAAatggtttaaaaaaatatatattcaaaattaGGACTTAGCATAAATCAGAACATGAAATTCGATTACAAACTTCATTATTAAAATCGAACATGAAAACGGCTGTACCTTAGAATCGGCTGTCTCAAAGACTGGTACAACAACATCTTCTGTTGTTTCGTCTGAGACTCGAACATGAAAGTGTCATTATCCTGTTGTAACTGATCCGAATCTCTTAGTGCCGTTTTCATGCGAAAATAAGAATCAGAATACATCATGTTCTTAGAATCGCAATGTCAACTTTTTAGGTTTAGGATTATAGAAAGTTCggatgtttaatttttttttccttgataTACCCTGTAAAAACACTTCGattttttgcttatcaaaaaaaaaaaaacacttcgattttcaaatttaagaaaattcggttaatagaaaccaaatgtttttttaaggcaaaaaaaaatttgattcgtacaaatcgaagtttttattgaaaggaaaaaaataattcaaggCGAAAAAAGAAATACGAGAGCATATTGAGAACTGATCTTACATGGCTCGTTGTAGTCATCTTGAGAACATCttgatcatgtttttttttttaattgcaagATCATGATGGTTAATTTATCAAAAactgataaatattttattccaGAATCATGACTCACTGGTCTTTatttaatcttataaaaaatcagtttttgtTTAATGTagtagtttataatttatttagtttttgatAAAAGTAGGTTATAATGGGCatgtttgttataaatttttttaaaaaatattgtatttcttttcttttttttttggttgataaaatattgtatttctaaaactgaattttttagaaatttactctaaaaattattcaaaaaaaaaaaagtaatttactCCAAATCCAAAATGGTGGAAATTATTTAAACTCGTTTGACATAAgttaaaattgagattttgacATTCATtaacttaattatttattgttcGATATTTTACATAGTAAAAGTCACatgttttttttcaaaatgacatattttaaaaatgaatttcatgaaaaactatttgaaatagttttttttagaaattttttcaaaattttattatccaaaaaaaaaataacaaagtgATGAAAGCTGGATCAAATGGACTCTTAGAATTACATTTTAAGATAAGCTATTTAAACGAAGTTCTTATTTAAAACTTTCCTTAAAAATTTCTTTGTTAAGAGATTTCTAAAGAAGTATGATCAAGATCATCATGCGGTGAAGATTCCTCCTTGAAGAGAAGTTTGACAGTGTTGAAAAAGCTTCCTGCGTCCTAAGGCTCCATATAACCATGTTGAAGTTCTAAAACATAATCAACCTGTGCTTCTCAAATTATTCATGCAACATTATTATGATTACACAATGATATGCGAATAtatcttatcaaaaaaaaaaaaaaatgatatgcgaatatatatattttgagcaATTGCAGTAGTTGGTTCTAACAACCTAACCCAGCTTTATTCCAGACTCAACTCAACAGACAGGTCAGAGTTAGGATTCTCTACATTTCCCAAAAAAATGGTGTTGtccattattataattttgaaataaatcaATACTTTAATATAAATGCACATCTTTTGAGAATTGTTaacattatttaaatatttatacaaCAAAACTTTAGTAATTGCAGAGGATCCCAACTCCATGTATATCCGCTGATagtgaaaaatataaagaaaaatctTATTTTAGTACTTGTAATTATGCAGAGTGTCCCCTGATAAACAGAAGCATAAATTTCAAGATGCTCAAGTAAGAAACTTGTCTTTTATACTACTAAATAAACAATTGTTGTTTCAACAAATATCCAATTCAATGACAACACAAATATTGGTCAAGAAAAATCCTCAAAATTCATATTACATTAACTACAAGGAAAAATGAAGTATAATCATGAGGAAGTTTACTCCAATAGTCATAGGCCCAACATTATACTTCCAGTATCGTTGCCAGTATACCAAGAATGCAGTGAGTGAGGGACAAACAAATGCGTACTGATCCCAAACATAATAAAGTTTTGTAATTCTTTACACACCTCTATCTATGTGCCTGCTTAACACCAATCTCATTAACAAAAAGCGGGGCCATCTTGAGTCAAAATTTATCTACTTGATAGATTATCCGCTAGCTACAATCTCATGAATGGCATCACTGACGGTTTCATCCTCGGATCTGACTGTCAATTTCATTGCAACGTCCTTTGGACCGTCAAGTCCAAAAGACAACCGCACAAGCACCTTTATATTACCTATGAATACACCTGACAACAAACATGTGTGTGATCTTGAATTGGGTGGAACAACCTCTGTACCCTGCACAGCccacaaataaaaatcataagaTATCACCTTCCAGAAGATAACAGTGAATAACTGATAGCAGACACCAATTAAAAGTACCATGCTTTTCTCATTTAAGAATTTCTTAGATTCTCATGGGGAGAATTCTTTTTTCACTCCATGACAAGTTTACAAGCATAGTGTCTACAACATGTTGCACTTGGAATAATAGAAGAATCACATGCACTTAGTCTATATATGTTCACCGATTGTGTTTGCATATCTAGGTTAGAAATACCAAACTCACATGCACTTAGTCTGGTCTTTGTGTGTCATGGAGTAAAAAGTCTCTTATTGCCACAACACCATATAGGCTCTCTATGTCTATGTCCATGTGTGTGTAGCACAAACATGCTGCTTAAATAGGTGTATGCGCAAGGGCATCATTGTGGCTAGAGGTTGGAAACGTCAGGCCCTAGAAGTAGGCCCTTTTAAGTGTATTTTCATTTATCACTTAGACTGTCGCTAATAGGTTGATCGGGAATTTGTTTAATTAAATGGTTGTTTGACTTCACACAttgcaagaaagaaaaaaagttcaaCATGAAGTGTTATAAAGTAACATAATATTAGTCTTTTAGAAGCATCTACCAAGCAGAATTGTGCAACTACTCCAGTAACTATGTTACAATAAAAATTGCATGATCACCTTGACTTGCTCGTAATCAGTTTAATGAAATAAGGTTGTTGATGGTGACTGGGGGCATTAGGTAATTAAGAGGTCGCCATGCAACCAATTTACACAAAACAGACATAAATGCTAAAAAGAAGTAGTCTCAACGAAGAGTTAAAAAGCAGCAGGTGACACCGCCGGCTTACCTCACAGGGCTGCAAGCCAAGAAGGTTGATGACAGTATTTACAGCTTCAGCCAAGCTCTCCCTAGGACCAAGACCATACTCATCCTCTCGCTCATAATCAGGGCCGATGCTTTCCCATGCATTCCTGAAATTAGATACCCCCACTTTCAACGTGTAATCTGCTGAAACAATGTCCAGATCCTCCAGCTGGTATTCATCTTCAACACCATCATCATCTGCCTCACCAGTGGCAGGGTCAACCTGAAGATGATCCAATGAATGCAGAGATTTCATGCTTGAAATACACACTTAATCATGATACATATTGGGACTGGATCAAATAATAAAACCCCATAAATAAAGGGGACGAGTACCTCTCTaacaataaatttcaaaacGTTAGAAAATTTTCCAAGTGTTGGCACTCCCTCAGGCTTCTCAAATGCAACAAAAATCTGTCCAGGTGAATCATAAGGAAGAGACTTGAGAGGTCTGGAGAACACCTCCGAAAATTCATCTGCTTCTGAATTATCCACAATTACGATAACCTGTACAAGGATATATAATTAAAAGCAAGACctggatttggattgtttatgaaatttgaagtatatatattaGCCATTACATTTTCTAATAATTGCTCTGGTATTGTGTTTGTGCAGTTGTACTGGAACACAACATGCCTATCAAAAATGTGTTTAACGACATTAACTGCATATTCTGTCTCAGCTTCAGTGAGCTCCACAGGTTCTGAGGACTGGTAAGAAATTTAACATCAGCATACATATATCGTTTTAGCCATTGAAAGAACAAAAAGCAAATATAGATTTGTGAAAGAACAATCAAATGTATGAACCTTAAAAAGGTTCCCAAAGTTAGCAAACTCTGGAATGGACGAAAGCACCCTCTGGTATGAATCAGCAGTTGATGGGGGACCACTTGGAGGAGCACCCAAACCAGTTGGCTTTTTACCAGGGGCTTTCTTCTCTGCAAGTGGCTGAGATTTGACTTCCTTGGGCACAGAGTCAATGTCAAAAGCTTCTTCTGAAGGCACCTGCAATCATAACAAACACATGAGATATTGTACTGTACTAACGGAATGCAAGAAAAACACCATGACTTACATAATTTTTCAAGCTAGTCTCCAGATTGACAAGTGGGATATCAAATGTCCCAAACAGGAAATCCTTTACAGCTTTATCAGTCTCAACAACAGAACCATCACCTCCAAGTGTGTTTAGATAAAGGGTTGCTCTATCACGGACCTGCAAATAAATCAAAATACCAGACATAAAATAAAGCAGTTGTACTACTTTACACACATCcagaaatagaaactcctcttCTTTCGAGGGAGGCTGAGGAGGGAAATGTCatccatattttttaaatagttaaTAGTTTTGTAGAACATGCATATAATGCAGTATAGAAAGATTTAAAGTAAACAattcaaaattacaattttctcACATATATAAACAACAAATCCTTAAATATGACATGGAAAAAATACACAACAAGTGCATCGCATAAAATGCCTCATAAAAAAGGACACAGAAATTCACCTCATCATCACTGTCAAAAAGACATCGCCTTAGCAGAACAAATACGCGAGGCTGAAAGAGTGAACATGATATTTCAATTAAGTTAGCAACAAATATGCAAGTATTATAAATATTGGAGAAAATCACTAAGAATGAAATAATAAGCAAAAGAAAGTAAACCTTTAACTCATCAACTGCAGCACCAAACTTTGCCAGTGTGCTGACAG
Coding sequences within it:
- the LOC123899229 gene encoding shootin-1-like isoform X1, giving the protein MMYSDSYFRMKTALRDSDQLQQDNDTFMFESQTKQQKMLLYQSLRQPILRRLNKEQLKMLKSAVEELSKNESKGKGIEELEADWKIIQNLQKEILQSFRDITKEEITTLKEEEASLKEESAAVKEDITILKEAFNLNDEKVKEEEEDVIEKANLTDTSSVRGMFSRFRMSLERLKALDRMTLDRMTMMTMKKQLTKSEEEITKEEITTLKEEEASLKEDITILKEAFNLNDEKVKEEEEDVIAKVNLSDTSSVRDMFSSFRMSLDRLKALDRMTLDRMTMMTMKKQLTKSEEEITKDEITTLKEEAAAVKEEESTLNEEITILKEEALNDEKVKEEEAVKEEEGVKEAAAVKEEDVMEKANLTDTSSVRDIFSRIKMSLDKLEALDRMTMKKQLTKAEEEITNILPLP
- the LOC123899229 gene encoding shootin-1-like isoform X2; this encodes MMYSDSYFRMKTALRDSDQLQQDNDTFMFESQTKQQKMLLYQSLRQPILRRLNKEQLKMLKSAVEELSKNESKGKGIEELEADWKIIQNLQKEILQSFRDITKEEITTLKEEEASLKEESAAVKEDITILKEAFNLNDEKVKEEEEDVIEKANLKALDRMTLDRMTMMTMKKQLTKSEEEITKEEITTLKEEEASLKEDITILKEAFNLNDEKVKEEEEDVIAKVNLSDTSSVRDMFSSFRMSLDRLKALDRMTLDRMTMMTMKKQLTKSEEEITKDEITTLKEEAAAVKEEESTLNEEITILKEEALNDEKVKEEEAVKEEEGVKEAAAVKEEDVMEKANLTDTSSVRDIFSRIKMSLDKLEALDRMTMKKQLTKAEEEITNILPLP